One region of Culex pipiens pallens isolate TS chromosome 2, TS_CPP_V2, whole genome shotgun sequence genomic DNA includes:
- the LOC120417982 gene encoding caspase-8 translates to MSTTLSVEDLDFIESELSFDDKVSLLFILYGQRNPRYLSQIITIACRSPEEETHFLFDWKNHAAGPEWSSELLEALLIIQANLCLVKCGLDDDELRERFLPHVIELTSFVHPVLKGLYLLCEKMDDGVAGKVIDYLKKTHSVGVLNSRFFELVLLELISEDLVKLGSKSAGEECDLLLLVACFKSLDLYDLAEFCKRISDSFNKELTNKQNQSDNVQGSSNFKQIPKVEDQQQLDPDRYYILKQHAGIILIINQFKFYRDQNPELKDLLPLRPLNDRRGTEVDKLAILNIFTAFGYQPLVVENIPHAEIPTQVEHAVNAVKSTHCSLVVCLLSHGQEGKIYGSNSIPVNVKSIERAMAAEKLTGKPKLLFVQACQGPDLQSAVEIPQKLEHDGPSSEKTASVFVDFLVAWSTVPGFASVRHIEKGSWFIQELCVKLRELHQRDHIMDILTAVINDVSGKRGYANECMVPIIYSTLRKKLFFEPLKNK, encoded by the exons ATGAGCACCACACTATCCGTTGAGGACCTAGACTTCATCGAAAGTGAATTAAGCTTTGACGATAAG gTTTCCCTACTCTTTATTCTGTACGGCCAACGAAACCCGCGATATCTTTCACAAATTATCACGATCGCTTGTCGCTCACCGGAAGAGGAAACTCACTTTCTGTTTGACTGGAAGAATCACGCTGCTGGACCAGAATGGAGTTCAGAACTGTTGGAAGCCCTTTTGATTATTCAGGCGAATCTATGTCTGGTCAAATGTGGCCTCGATGACGATGAGCTGCGGGAGCGTTTCTTGCCCCACGTGATCGAGTTGACCAGCTTTGTCCATCCGGTGCTGAAGGGACTGTATTTGCTATGTGAAAAGATGGACGATGGTGTAGCTGGAAAGGTGATTGACTATTTGAAGAAAACTCATTCCGTTGGGGTACTGAACTCGAGGTTTTTTGAGCTGGTACTTTTAGAGTTGATTTCTGAAGATTTAGTCAAACTTGGCTCAAAGTCTGCTGGAGAAGAGTGTGACCTGCTACTTCTAGTAGCATGTTTCAAATCGTTGGATCTATACGACCTGGCAGAGTTTTGCAAGCGAATTTCAGACAGTTTCAACAAAGAACTGACCAACAAACAGAACCAGTCCGACAATGTCCAGGGCTCGAGCAACTTCAAGCAGATACCAAAGGTTGAGGATCAGCAACAACTCGATCCTGATCGATACTATATCCTTAAACAGCACGCTGGCATCATTCTGATCATCAACCAGTTCAAATTCTACCGAGACCAAAATCCAGAACTTAAAGACCTGCTTCCCCTTCGACCGCTCAACGATCGTCGTGGAACCGAAGTGGACAAGCTGGCCATCCTGAACATCTTCACGGCGTTCGGCTATCAACCGCTAGTTGTCGAAAACATTCCCCACGCCGAGATCCCCACGCAGGTCGAGCACGCCGTCAACGCCGTAAAGTCAACCCACTGTTCCCTGGTGGTCTGTCTGCTCTCCCATGGTCAGGAGGGCAAAATCTACGGCAGTAACAGCATTCCAGTCAACGTAAAGTCCATCGAGCGGGCAATGGCCGCGGAAAAACTGACCGGAAAGCCCAAGCTGCTATTTGTGCAAGCTTGTCAAGGGCCGGATCTGCAGTCGGCCGTAGAGATTCCGCAAAAGCTGGAACACGACGGGCCATCGTCGGAAAAGACGGCGTCGGTGTTTGTGGACTTTCTGGTGGCCTGGTCCACGGTACCGGGATTTGCATCGGTGCGACACATTGAGAAGGGGTCGTGGTTTATTCAGGAGTTGTGTGTAAAGTTGAGGGAGTTGCATCAGCG tgACCACATAATGGACATTCTAACGGCTGTGATAAATGATGTTTCCGGGAAACGAGGATACGCCAACGAATGCATGGTGCCAATCATTTACAGTACTTTAAGgaagaaactattttttgaacctttgaaaaataaatag